The Alicyclobacillus macrosporangiidus CPP55 genome segment CCTGCTGCTCTTGGGGCACCGTTGGGACGAGCAGGAGCACACCCCGTGGCCCGAGCACGTGCCGCGGTTGTGCGTGTGGATGGAAGCGCGCGAAGCGGATCTGTTGCACCTGGCGGCCCCGTATCTCGGCGAAGGCGACGCGCCGCGACTGGCGGCGGCCCTCAACGGGGATCCGGCCGCCCAGGCGGACTTGGTGGCCCGGCACCAGGACAACCCCCTGGTCGGACCGCACCTGTCCTATCTGTTTCGGACCCCTCCGAAAGCCCTGCGGGAGCACCTGACTGCGCTTCTCACCCGGTGGTACGACGAGATGATGCCGGAGACCCGCGGTTCCGCCGGGGACGGCGCCGCCGGGCGGGCGGCCTGGATGGAAGCGCTGCATCGCGAAGCCGAACGGATGCGCGAGCTCGCCGCACGCAACCCCGCCGCGGCCATCGTCCACCTCGCCACGCGCGGGCTCGACGTGCCGCCGCAGCCCGGGATCCACACCGTCTGGCTGGTCCCGCAGATCGCATACCGGCCCTTCACCATTGTGAACCACCTGCCGGGCAGCACCGTGTACTACTACCCTCTGCCGGAAGAACAGCTGCCGGGTCACCCGGCCGACGCGTTGCTCGTCCGCGCCGCCACCCTGTACAAGGCGCTCGGCGATGTCCAGCGCCTGCGCCTGTTGCGATGGCTCAGCACAGGGCCACAGTCGCTCGCCCAATTGACGGATCGTCTCGGGGCGACCAAGTCCAACGTCCACCATCACCTGTCCCTTCTGCGCGCCGCCGGGCTCGTCCGCGTCGCCGGGGGCGTCTACACGCTGGACGAGGCGGCCTTGGACCAGGTGGGTACCGCGTTGATCGCGATGCTCGGCGGCTGCGGGGGAGACGGCGTGTGAACGGGTGGCGGACCGTGCCGCGCCGCTCCGCCGCTGACCGCCTGCGCTCGCCGGACAGCATGTGGACCAACCGGGACTTCGTCTGGTTCATCAGCGGGCGCACCATTTCCCAGTTCGGCACCGCCATGACCACGTTCGCCATCCCGTGGCTGCTGCTCGAACGCACCGGATCGGCCGCACAGACGGGGCTCGCCTTCGCCGTCGGCTTCGTCCCGTACATCGTGCTCTCCCTGCCTGCCGGGGTGTGGGCTGACCGGCGGGATCGACGGCGGCTCATGCAGGGGGCGGACGCCGGCCGCCTCGTCCTCCTGGCGTCGATCCCGCTGTCCCAAGCATTCCTCGGCCATCCGCCACTGCTCCTGCTGTATGCGGCACAGGCGGGGGTGAGCGCGCTGTCGGCGATCTTTGACGCGGCATACGGGGCGTGCCTGCCCAATCTCGTGCCCCCAAATCATCTGCCCGCGGCCAACAACGCCCTGCAACTGGGCAGCTCCCTCAGCCGCACCGTCGGGCCGGTGCTGGCCGGCGCCACCGCGGGCGTCATGGGGGCGGCGAATACCATCGGGATCGACGTGGCGACCTATGGGGTGTCCATCCTCACCCTGCTCTGCATCCGCCGCCCGTTTGCAAGCGCCCCCGCCCGGCCCCGACGCGGTTTCGCCAGCGAGGTCAAGGAAGGGATGGCGGTGGTGTGGCACATCCGCCCCGTGCGATATCTGTGCCTGTTTGCCACCATCATCAATCTGGTCGGCCCCGGGATGGACGTGGCTCTGTTGTACCGCGTCCAGCACGAGCTGCATCTGCCGTCCCTGTGGGCCGGGTGGGTCATGACCGGGCTTGGTGCCGGGATGCTCGCCGGTTCTCTCGCGTACCGCCTGCTCGGCGGTCGCCTCCGGTCCTGGCTCACCGCCTCGGCGGCGGGACTGGTCGTCCCCCCG includes the following:
- a CDS encoding MFS transporter; protein product: MNGWRTVPRRSAADRLRSPDSMWTNRDFVWFISGRTISQFGTAMTTFAIPWLLLERTGSAAQTGLAFAVGFVPYIVLSLPAGVWADRRDRRRLMQGADAGRLVLLASIPLSQAFLGHPPLLLLYAAQAGVSALSAIFDAAYGACLPNLVPPNHLPAANNALQLGSSLSRTVGPVLAGATAGVMGAANTIGIDVATYGVSILTLLCIRRPFASAPARPRRGFASEVKEGMAVVWHIRPVRYLCLFATIINLVGPGMDVALLYRVQHELHLPSLWAGWVMTGLGAGMLAGSLAYRLLGGRLRSWLTASAAGLVVPPLLLAFIRTPVWMVVVQGVIGVLLTVWNVQSVTLRQTLIPDEQRGRCSSVFRLFAWVSIPLGDALAGIVSDRRGTGVYFLWSCAVLGAMAAWTRRMRLDLAIERRTEMEYRASL
- a CDS encoding ArsR/SmtB family transcription factor — encoded protein: MNPHLQHVPASGQRIDIGAPSPYTVRVSVSPIYECALDIAAFTYPEIHDKLERGLQALQDMRQRMSAALEREVQLAGQVHTWRSLLLLGHRWDEQEHTPWPEHVPRLCVWMEAREADLLHLAAPYLGEGDAPRLAAALNGDPAAQADLVARHQDNPLVGPHLSYLFRTPPKALREHLTALLTRWYDEMMPETRGSAGDGAAGRAAWMEALHREAERMRELAARNPAAAIVHLATRGLDVPPQPGIHTVWLVPQIAYRPFTIVNHLPGSTVYYYPLPEEQLPGHPADALLVRAATLYKALGDVQRLRLLRWLSTGPQSLAQLTDRLGATKSNVHHHLSLLRAAGLVRVAGGVYTLDEAALDQVGTALIAMLGGCGGDGV